A genomic window from uncultured Methanobrevibacter sp. includes:
- the carB gene encoding carbamoyl-phosphate synthase large subunit, translating into MPVDKDIKKVLIIGSGPIQIGQAAEFDYSGSQACKSLREEGIETVLVNSNPATIQTDIDMADTVYTEPLTPEVVAKIIEEEDIDAILPTMGGQTGLNIATGLGDLGLLEGIKVLGSDVQTIKDVEDRDLFANLMEEIGEEIPKCHAVESVDAALEAVKDIGYPVIVRPAFTLGGTGGGIAHNQEELIEIANHGLDMSFINQVLIDESVLGWKEIEFEVMRDKEDTCIIVCTMENIDPMGIHTGDSVVVAPIQNLCDETIQKMRDASIKIIRALGIRGGCNIQFALNPETDEYKVIEVNPRVSRSSALASKATGYPIAKISSKIALGMTLDEIKNDITKETPASFEPAIDYVVIKIPRWPFDKFKGISREVGVQMKATGEVMAIGRTFEEAFQKALRSLDMGFDGFEYVEYTEEDLSHPTDLIYFQIYSAIKDGMDIDRIRELTKIDNFFLYKIRNIVNFENGVTADKLDDEDYLRKAKQIGCSNKRLAELSGQTEEYIRNRLSKYNIKQSYKMVDTCAAEFEAKTPYYYSSYDKGNELTSTNKKKVVILGAGPIRIGQGIEFDYCCVHSSLALKDEGIETILINNNPETVSTDYDISDKLFFEPLTFEDVMGVIEQEKPDGVIVQFGGQTSINLAVPLANAGVKIWGTPYESIDRVEDRELFAELLEKLHIHQAPYGTANSFEEAKEIAERITFPVLVRPSYVIGGRAMEIVYDVTELEEYMKEAVKVSPDHPILVDKFLEDAIELDVDLLCDGEDVFIAGIMEHIEEAGVHSGDSACVIPPQTIPEHILNTIRENSRKLALELDVKGLMNIQYAVKLDEEMVYIIEANPRASRTVPFVSKAIGVPLAKVATWIMNGAKLRDFDLTKEIKIDHVAVKESVFPFLKLPESDTVLGPEMKSTGESIGIDETFGMAFYKSQLSAGMELPKEGKIFISVKETDKKKIRPIAEKAANLGFDLVATAGTGEATGLDSVEKVLKVSQGSPNIKDAILNKEIDLIINTSEGKQSAKDGYIIRRLAIELGIPYVTTLAGARAVLNAIEAVQNSTINVKSLNRYADGE; encoded by the coding sequence ATGCCAGTTGATAAGGATATTAAAAAAGTTTTAATTATTGGATCTGGACCTATTCAAATTGGACAAGCTGCAGAGTTCGATTATTCAGGTTCACAAGCATGTAAATCATTAAGAGAAGAAGGTATAGAAACCGTACTTGTTAACAGTAATCCTGCTACCATACAAACTGATATTGATATGGCAGACACTGTTTATACTGAACCATTAACTCCTGAAGTTGTTGCAAAAATCATAGAGGAAGAGGATATTGATGCTATTTTACCAACAATGGGTGGACAAACCGGATTAAACATTGCAACAGGTCTTGGAGATTTAGGATTACTTGAAGGAATTAAAGTATTAGGTTCTGATGTTCAAACCATCAAGGATGTGGAAGATCGTGATCTGTTCGCAAACCTTATGGAAGAAATCGGGGAAGAAATTCCTAAATGTCATGCTGTTGAAAGTGTGGACGCTGCACTTGAAGCCGTTAAGGATATAGGATACCCTGTTATTGTCAGGCCTGCATTCACATTAGGTGGAACCGGTGGAGGAATTGCCCACAACCAGGAAGAATTGATAGAAATTGCAAATCACGGATTGGACATGAGTTTCATCAACCAGGTGCTAATCGACGAATCAGTTCTCGGTTGGAAAGAAATAGAATTCGAGGTAATGAGGGATAAGGAAGATACCTGTATCATCGTATGTACCATGGAAAACATCGACCCTATGGGTATACACACAGGAGACAGTGTGGTTGTCGCTCCAATCCAAAACCTTTGTGACGAAACCATCCAGAAAATGCGTGACGCATCCATTAAAATCATCAGAGCATTAGGAATCCGTGGAGGATGTAACATTCAATTTGCACTAAACCCTGAAACCGATGAATACAAGGTTATTGAGGTAAACCCTCGTGTATCAAGGAGTAGTGCACTTGCATCAAAAGCAACCGGTTATCCAATTGCAAAAATATCATCCAAAATCGCTCTCGGAATGACTTTGGATGAAATTAAAAACGACATTACCAAAGAAACCCCTGCATCATTTGAGCCTGCAATCGATTATGTGGTTATCAAAATCCCAAGATGGCCATTTGACAAGTTCAAAGGAATCAGCCGTGAGGTTGGTGTTCAAATGAAGGCAACAGGTGAAGTAATGGCTATCGGAAGAACCTTTGAAGAGGCGTTCCAAAAGGCATTAAGATCACTTGACATGGGTTTTGACGGATTTGAATATGTCGAATACACAGAAGAAGATTTATCTCATCCGACTGACTTAATTTATTTCCAAATCTATTCAGCCATTAAGGACGGAATGGACATTGATAGAATAAGGGAACTTACAAAAATCGACAATTTCTTCCTTTATAAAATCAGAAACATCGTAAACTTCGAAAACGGTGTAACTGCCGATAAACTGGATGATGAGGATTATCTCAGAAAAGCAAAACAAATTGGCTGTTCAAACAAACGTCTTGCAGAACTTTCAGGCCAAACTGAAGAGTACATCAGAAACAGACTTTCAAAATACAACATCAAACAATCATACAAGATGGTAGATACCTGTGCTGCTGAATTTGAAGCAAAAACGCCGTACTACTACAGCAGTTATGACAAAGGAAACGAATTGACTTCAACCAACAAGAAGAAAGTTGTAATTCTTGGTGCAGGACCAATCAGAATTGGTCAGGGAATCGAATTCGATTACTGTTGTGTACATTCATCCTTGGCTTTAAAAGATGAAGGAATTGAAACTATTCTGATTAACAACAACCCTGAAACTGTAAGTACAGATTATGACATTTCAGATAAGCTGTTCTTTGAACCATTAACATTTGAGGATGTAATGGGAGTTATTGAACAGGAAAAACCTGACGGTGTAATCGTACAGTTCGGTGGTCAGACCTCCATCAACCTTGCTGTGCCTCTGGCTAACGCAGGTGTTAAAATATGGGGAACACCATACGAAAGTATCGACCGTGTTGAAGACCGTGAATTGTTTGCAGAACTTCTTGAAAAATTACACATTCACCAGGCACCATACGGAACAGCTAATTCATTTGAAGAAGCAAAAGAAATTGCTGAAAGAATCACATTCCCGGTACTTGTACGTCCTTCATACGTTATCGGTGGAAGGGCAATGGAAATCGTTTATGATGTCACAGAACTTGAGGAATATATGAAGGAAGCTGTAAAGGTATCTCCTGACCATCCAATTCTTGTGGACAAGTTCCTGGAAGATGCTATTGAATTGGATGTCGACCTGTTATGTGACGGTGAAGACGTATTCATTGCAGGTATCATGGAACACATTGAAGAAGCAGGTGTGCACTCTGGAGACTCCGCATGTGTAATACCTCCTCAAACAATACCTGAACATATATTGAATACCATCCGTGAAAATTCAAGAAAACTTGCATTGGAATTGGATGTTAAAGGTTTAATGAACATACAATATGCTGTAAAACTTGATGAGGAAATGGTCTACATTATCGAAGCTAACCCTCGTGCAAGTAGGACAGTTCCGTTTGTAAGTAAGGCTATCGGCGTTCCATTAGCTAAGGTTGCAACATGGATTATGAATGGTGCCAAACTCAGAGACTTTGATTTAACCAAAGAAATTAAAATAGATCATGTGGCTGTAAAAGAATCTGTATTCCCATTCCTGAAACTGCCTGAATCCGATACTGTTCTTGGACCTGAAATGAAATCCACAGGTGAAAGTATTGGTATAGATGAAACTTTCGGAATGGCATTTTACAAATCACAGCTTTCAGCGGGTATGGAACTGCCTAAAGAAGGTAAAATATTTATCAGTGTAAAAGAAACCGATAAGAAAAAAATCAGACCAATTGCTGAAAAGGCAGCTAACCTAGGATTTGATTTGGTGGCTACAGCAGGTACTGGTGAAGCAACCGGATTGGACAGTGTTGAAAAAGTCCTAAAAGTGTCACAGGGTTCACCAAACATCAAGGATGCAATCCTGAACAAGGAAATTGACTTGATTATCAACACCTCTGAAGGTAAACAGTCTGCAAAAGACGGTTACATTATCAGACGTTTGGCTATTGAGTTAGGTATACCATATGTTACCACTTTGGCCGGTGCAAGAGCTGTTTTAAATGCTATTGAAGCTGTTCAAAACAGCACAATCAATGTTAAATCTTTAAACAGATATGCTGATGGAGAATAA
- the carA gene encoding glutamine-hydrolyzing carbamoyl-phosphate synthase small subunit, with protein sequence MVKIAKLALEDGTVLKGEAFGHETTKLGELVFSTGMGGYTESLTDPSFKGEILMSTYPLEGNHGVSEKWYQSDKIQVEGFVCREVCREVSNFGPQKTLDEFLKEFKTPGISGIDTRDLTLKIRERGSLKAAITTEDIADDKLIEMAKSQPSIEDIDVVPLVSTKEIKVFNEDADKKVALIDCGVKKNIINSFLERDIGVILFPYDTDYKTVLDYSPNGLMITSGPGNPDRVTETIETLKKLANRLPIFGICMGQQLIAKSFGARSYKMKFGHRGENQPVKDLNTGKVYITSQNHGFTIDKESLKETDLVLTHVNLNDGTPEGISHKELPMRCIQYHPEAGPGPNDTRNTFDEFSQMMDDY encoded by the coding sequence ATGGTAAAAATAGCTAAATTAGCTTTGGAAGATGGAACTGTTTTAAAAGGTGAAGCATTCGGTCATGAAACCACTAAATTAGGAGAACTTGTTTTTTCTACCGGTATGGGTGGTTACACCGAATCACTAACTGATCCGTCTTTTAAAGGAGAGATATTGATGTCTACTTATCCTTTAGAAGGTAATCATGGGGTAAGTGAGAAGTGGTATCAATCTGATAAGATTCAGGTTGAAGGATTTGTTTGTCGTGAGGTCTGCCGTGAAGTCTCTAATTTTGGACCTCAAAAAACATTGGATGAATTTTTAAAAGAATTTAAAACCCCTGGTATAAGTGGAATTGATACACGTGACTTAACACTCAAGATTCGTGAAAGGGGTTCCCTTAAAGCAGCAATTACAACTGAAGACATTGCCGATGACAAATTGATTGAAATGGCAAAATCTCAGCCAAGCATTGAGGATATTGATGTTGTGCCATTGGTATCCACAAAAGAAATCAAGGTATTCAATGAGGATGCCGATAAAAAAGTTGCTTTGATTGACTGTGGTGTTAAAAAGAACATTATTAACTCATTTTTAGAGAGGGATATTGGAGTAATACTTTTCCCTTATGATACTGATTATAAAACTGTTTTGGATTACTCTCCTAATGGTTTGATGATTACTTCAGGACCTGGAAATCCTGACAGAGTAACTGAAACTATTGAAACCCTGAAAAAATTAGCCAACAGACTTCCAATCTTCGGAATCTGTATGGGTCAACAATTGATTGCTAAATCTTTCGGTGCAAGATCCTATAAAATGAAATTTGGTCACCGTGGTGAAAACCAGCCGGTTAAAGATTTAAACACTGGTAAAGTCTATATCACATCACAAAACCACGGATTTACCATTGATAAGGAATCCTTGAAAGAAACCGATTTAGTTTTAACTCATGTTAACTTAAATGATGGAACTCCTGAGGGTATTTCTCACAAAGAACTCCCAATGCGTTGTATACAGTACCACCCTGAAGCGGGACCTGGTCCAAATGATACAAGAAATACTTTTGATGAGTTTAGCCAAATGATGGATGATTATTAA
- a CDS encoding DEAD/DEAH box helicase yields the protein MTNTEKLAKKHLKNPNDYNRFKKLIKETKIYNAPDSLTGELRPYQKIGYSWLIQNIRYKFGSILADDMGLGKTIQVLSAILFYKEHEMLEDKSSLIIVPPTLISNWENEIKKFTPELTYYIYHGSNRTFPLESYDIILTSYGVVRLDLDMFVDEKWFLCVIDEAQNIKNPNTEQTKAIKEIRARTKIALTGTPIENKLMDYWSIFDFVNKGYLSTKDDFKRNYVVPIEKLEDEETLENLRTIAKPFVMRRLKTDEDIKKELPEKFINDIYCSLSKKQIKLYNAILDEIFFDIENSKGIQRKGIILKILTALKQTCNHPAQFLDIKKPTIKESGKMELLVNILENILDNDEKVIIFTQYVEMGKLIQELISKKFKQEVLFLHGSQTLKEKTRIIDTFQEDPDYKIFVATLKTGGTGLNLTAAQNVIHYDLWWNPAVENQATDRVHRIGQDKDVMVYRFITKGTLEETIDAISKHKTDLASKSISNDETFITEMNNEELKEVLSLRL from the coding sequence ATGACCAATACGGAAAAATTAGCCAAAAAACATCTGAAAAATCCTAATGACTACAACAGGTTTAAAAAGCTAATCAAAGAAACCAAAATCTATAATGCTCCGGATTCACTGACCGGAGAGCTGAGGCCCTACCAAAAGATAGGCTATTCCTGGCTGATTCAAAACATAAGATACAAGTTCGGAAGCATATTGGCCGATGACATGGGGCTCGGTAAAACAATACAGGTGCTGTCCGCAATACTATTTTACAAGGAACATGAGATGCTGGAGGACAAGTCATCACTGATCATTGTCCCTCCAACACTGATATCCAATTGGGAAAACGAGATAAAGAAATTCACACCTGAACTGACCTATTATATCTATCACGGGTCAAACAGAACATTTCCCCTGGAAAGTTATGACATCATTCTGACTTCCTACGGCGTTGTCCGCCTTGATTTGGACATGTTCGTAGATGAAAAATGGTTCTTATGCGTCATTGATGAAGCCCAAAACATCAAAAATCCCAATACAGAACAGACAAAGGCAATAAAGGAAATCCGGGCAAGAACAAAAATTGCATTGACAGGTACTCCAATCGAAAACAAGCTGATGGACTACTGGTCAATATTTGATTTTGTAAACAAGGGATATCTATCCACAAAGGATGACTTCAAAAGAAACTATGTCGTTCCTATTGAAAAACTGGAAGATGAAGAGACTTTGGAAAATTTAAGAACAATAGCCAAACCATTTGTCATGAGACGCCTCAAAACCGATGAGGACATCAAAAAGGAACTGCCGGAGAAATTCATTAATGACATTTACTGCAGCCTATCCAAAAAGCAGATCAAGTTGTATAATGCCATTCTGGACGAGATATTCTTCGATATTGAAAACTCCAAGGGAATCCAGAGAAAAGGAATTATTTTAAAAATATTGACTGCTCTTAAACAGACCTGCAACCATCCTGCACAGTTTCTGGACATCAAAAAACCTACAATCAAGGAATCCGGAAAAATGGAACTGCTTGTGAATATTTTAGAAAACATTCTGGACAATGATGAAAAGGTCATAATATTTACCCAATACGTCGAGATGGGCAAGCTGATACAGGAACTTATATCCAAAAAGTTCAAACAGGAGGTGCTGTTCCTGCACGGTTCACAAACCCTTAAAGAAAAGACAAGAATCATCGACACATTCCAGGAAGACCCGGACTACAAGATTTTTGTCGCCACACTCAAGACTGGAGGAACAGGTCTCAACCTGACCGCCGCACAGAATGTGATCCATTATGACCTGTGGTGGAATCCTGCAGTTGAAAATCAGGCAACGGACAGGGTTCACCGTATAGGACAGGATAAGGATGTGATGGTTTACCGGTTCATCACCAAGGGAACACTTGAAGAGACCATTGATGCCATAAGCAAGCACAAAACAGATCTTGCAAGCAAATCCATCAGCAATGACGAGACATTCATTACCGAAATGAACAATGAAGAGTTGAAAGAGGTATTGTCCCTGAGATTATGA
- the nadC gene encoding carboxylating nicotinate-nucleotide diphosphorylase, which produces MDKIIEYMLAEDEGFGDITSDAVVEEGKVVDAAIKSKDEGILAGIDIVRELFEEYGVKVLFWIKEGSKISKGDVLISLRGDARTILLLERTALNLVMRMSGVATAANHYVELVGDCDVRVAGTRKTSPALAKFDKYALKVGGADTHRFSLDDMVLIKDNHIATCDGPLDALLRAKKHVSFSKKIEIEVETLGDAIDCVKNGADIVMLDNMGPKEVKEVIDNLENLNIRQNSLIEVSGGITDETILDYANLGVDIISIGALTHSSRSLNFSLGFDES; this is translated from the coding sequence TTGGATAAGATTATTGAGTATATGTTGGCTGAAGATGAGGGATTTGGAGATATCACATCTGATGCGGTTGTGGAAGAAGGTAAGGTTGTTGATGCAGCCATCAAATCAAAAGATGAGGGTATTCTTGCAGGAATTGATATCGTCCGTGAGTTGTTTGAGGAATATGGTGTCAAGGTTTTATTCTGGATAAAGGAAGGCAGTAAAATCTCAAAAGGGGACGTTTTGATATCACTGAGAGGGGATGCAAGGACAATCCTTCTTTTGGAGAGAACTGCACTTAATCTGGTCATGAGGATGAGTGGTGTCGCAACAGCCGCCAACCATTATGTTGAGTTGGTTGGAGACTGTGACGTTCGGGTTGCCGGAACACGCAAAACCTCTCCGGCATTAGCCAAATTCGATAAATATGCATTGAAAGTTGGTGGTGCGGATACTCACCGTTTCAGTCTGGATGATATGGTCTTAATCAAGGACAATCATATAGCAACCTGTGATGGTCCTCTTGATGCGCTTTTAAGGGCAAAGAAACATGTAAGCTTTTCTAAAAAAATAGAAATTGAGGTGGAAACCCTGGGCGATGCCATTGACTGTGTAAAAAATGGTGCCGATATCGTCATGCTTGACAATATGGGTCCAAAGGAGGTAAAAGAAGTCATAGACAACCTTGAAAATTTAAATATTCGTCAAAATTCATTGATTGAAGTTTCCGGTGGAATAACTGATGAAACAATTTTGGATTATGCCAATCTGGGCGTGGACATAATCTCAATAGGGGCCCTTACCCATTCATCAAGGAGCCTGAACTTCTCCTTGGGATTTGATGAATCATAA
- the rnz gene encoding ribonuclease Z — MEIIFLGTSSAVHSKDRNHPSIAIKAFGEIFLFDCGEATQRQLLYTNVSPMKISKIFITHYHGDHILGLPGLLQSMSLNGRETKLTIYGPKGLNKIKDAIYSLGYCAIEYPVEFVEIDSGIIIENETYFIEAQRVKHNVPALAYSIEEKKKPRFLREKAIELGVPVGPAFGKLHNGEEVEIDGKIIKPEQVLGEPRKGTKVTYSGDTRPCEEMIMLARDSTLLIHESTFIQKQKLNAEEYGHSTSVDAAYIAKDSNSKELILTHISTRYGDDYADIMLKEAQEIFENTKLAKDFLEIEL, encoded by the coding sequence ATGGAAATAATATTTTTAGGAACTTCCTCAGCAGTTCATTCAAAAGATAGAAATCATCCCTCAATTGCCATTAAGGCATTCGGAGAGATATTTTTATTTGATTGCGGTGAAGCAACACAAAGACAACTACTTTACACCAACGTAAGCCCTATGAAAATTTCTAAAATATTCATCACACACTATCACGGAGACCATATACTCGGTCTTCCGGGACTTCTGCAATCAATGAGCCTGAATGGCAGGGAAACAAAGCTGACAATTTACGGCCCTAAAGGGTTGAATAAAATAAAAGATGCAATATACTCCTTAGGTTATTGTGCAATCGAATATCCTGTTGAATTCGTTGAAATAGATTCCGGAATAATTATAGAAAACGAAACCTATTTTATCGAAGCCCAAAGGGTCAAGCACAATGTCCCAGCATTAGCATACTCTATTGAAGAGAAGAAAAAACCTAGATTCTTAAGGGAAAAGGCCATAGAGTTGGGCGTGCCGGTTGGTCCCGCTTTTGGAAAACTGCACAATGGTGAAGAAGTAGAAATTGACGGAAAAATTATCAAACCAGAACAGGTACTGGGAGAGCCTAGAAAAGGAACCAAAGTTACATATTCAGGAGATACAAGGCCTTGCGAGGAGATGATTATGCTGGCACGTGATTCAACACTGCTCATACATGAATCAACATTCATTCAAAAGCAGAAACTGAATGCAGAAGAATATGGGCATTCAACATCTGTTGATGCGGCATACATAGCAAAAGATTCCAACAGTAAAGAACTGATTCTGACACATATAAGTACACGTTACGGCGATGATTATGCAGACATTATGCTAAAAGAAGCACAGGAGATCTTTGAAAATACCAAATTAGCCAAAGATTTCCTAGAAATTGAATTGTGA
- a CDS encoding mechanosensitive ion channel family protein has protein sequence MNLPNIDEATMKLLTIMVIIAITFILTRLIAFSMKHMKRFKKDMTAVYLIRDIISFIIYFVAVMTILQIFGINLTGTLLSLGIVGIALSFAAKDLISNLFSGILLILSRSVKVGDTLEVDGEKGYVERISLRSTIITNDYGVKNHIPNSILTNNEYLQYKAPEKYRVDIFGGLPLNIDLEEFKDYIINKMESYPAISDTPHPDVYAKDISFKQTKFKVSFWVKDFNNKDKYKIIITNDIRKYVQQGENNE, from the coding sequence ATGAATTTACCAAATATAGACGAAGCGACAATGAAATTACTGACCATTATGGTCATTATCGCCATAACATTTATACTGACAAGGTTGATTGCCTTTTCAATGAAACACATGAAAAGGTTCAAAAAGGATATGACTGCAGTATATCTTATCAGAGACATTATCAGTTTCATCATTTATTTTGTTGCAGTCATGACCATTCTGCAAATATTCGGAATCAATCTTACAGGAACCCTCTTGAGTTTAGGTATTGTGGGTATTGCTCTGAGTTTTGCTGCAAAAGACCTCATATCCAATTTGTTTTCAGGAATCCTGTTAATTTTGAGCAGAAGTGTTAAGGTAGGTGATACGCTTGAGGTTGATGGTGAAAAAGGTTATGTTGAAAGAATTTCACTCCGATCAACAATAATAACCAATGATTACGGCGTTAAAAATCACATTCCAAATTCAATCTTAACAAACAATGAATATCTGCAGTATAAAGCTCCTGAAAAGTATAGGGTCGACATTTTTGGAGGATTGCCTTTAAATATTGACCTCGAAGAATTTAAAGATTATATCATAAATAAAATGGAAAGCTATCCTGCAATAAGTGACACACCCCATCCGGATGTTTATGCAAAAGACATCAGTTTTAAACAAACTAAGTTTAAAGTGTCATTTTGGGTAAAAGACTTTAATAATAAAGACAAATATAAAATAATAATCACTAATGACATTAGAAAATATGTACAACAAGGTGAAAATAATGAGTAG